The Agrobacterium cucumeris genome has a segment encoding these proteins:
- a CDS encoding ABC transporter permease, which translates to MDSVQTEPVERKRRKLPQELNILTVLIGVALVFELLGWFVQGQSFLGSPQRLTIMILQVSVVGIIAVGVTQVIITGGIDLSSGSVVAMTAMIAMSFAQSSDFARAIYPALTDMPVVVPLVVGLGLGLIAGIVNGMLIAVTGIPPFIATLGMMVTARGIAKWYTKGQPISFPTESFASIGSGAWPVVIFLLVAVTFHIALRYTRYGKFTYAIGANMQAARVSGINVQVHLVKVYAIAGLLAGLAGIVTAARAETAQAGMGMMYELDAIAAAVIGGTSLSGGRGRIFGTVIGTVILGLMMSGFTFLRVDAYYQEIVKGLIIVSAVVADVYRQKARLRKG; encoded by the coding sequence ATGGATAGCGTACAGACCGAACCGGTCGAACGGAAAAGGCGCAAGCTGCCGCAGGAACTGAATATTCTGACCGTGCTGATCGGCGTCGCACTTGTGTTTGAGTTGCTCGGCTGGTTCGTGCAGGGGCAGAGCTTTCTCGGCAGTCCGCAGCGCCTGACGATCATGATCCTGCAGGTCTCCGTCGTCGGCATCATCGCCGTCGGGGTCACCCAGGTCATCATCACCGGCGGCATTGACCTCAGTTCGGGCTCGGTGGTGGCGATGACGGCCATGATCGCCATGAGTTTTGCGCAAAGCAGCGATTTCGCGCGGGCGATCTATCCGGCGCTCACCGATATGCCCGTGGTGGTGCCGCTGGTCGTCGGCCTCGGTCTCGGCCTGATCGCCGGCATCGTCAACGGCATGCTCATCGCGGTCACGGGAATACCGCCCTTCATCGCCACGCTGGGCATGATGGTGACTGCGCGCGGCATCGCCAAGTGGTATACGAAGGGGCAACCGATCTCCTTCCCGACCGAGAGCTTCGCGTCGATCGGCTCGGGCGCATGGCCTGTCGTCATCTTCCTGCTCGTCGCCGTCACCTTCCACATTGCCCTGCGCTATACGCGTTATGGCAAGTTCACTTATGCGATCGGCGCGAACATGCAGGCGGCCCGGGTGTCCGGCATCAATGTCCAGGTGCATCTGGTCAAGGTCTATGCCATTGCCGGCCTGCTCGCGGGCCTCGCCGGCATCGTCACCGCTGCCCGTGCGGAAACGGCGCAGGCCGGTATGGGCATGATGTATGAACTCGACGCCATCGCTGCGGCGGTCATCGGCGGCACATCCCTTTCCGGCGGGCGGGGACGCATTTTCGGCACCGTTATCGGCACGGTGATCCTCGGTCTGATGATGTCGGGCTTCACATTTCTGCGTGTGGATGCTTACTATCAGGAGATCGTCAAGGGACTGATCATCGTCAGCGCGGTCGTCGCTGATGTCTACCGTCAAAAAGCCCGGCTCAGGAAGGGCTGA
- a CDS encoding sugar ABC transporter ATP-binding protein, whose translation MISTTTLEAIERFKQAAGPYLLEIEGVRKEFPGVVALDDVQFRLRPGSVHALMGENGAGKSTLMKIIAGIYSPDAGTVRLRGEDVRLKSPRDALERGIAMIHQELALMDWMSVAENIWIRREPKNRLGLIDHAKMLAETQALFNQLKINIDPAAEVSTLTVAQRQMVEIAKAVSYQSSVLIMDEPTSALTESEVAHLFDIIRDLRSRNIGIVYITHKMNELFEIADEFSVFRDGRYVGTHASTDVTRDDIIKMMVGREITNMFPKQEASIGDVVLEVRDLGLSGVFRGISFDLHRGEILGVAGLVGSGRSNVAEAIFGVVPASEGTIRINGAPVTIHSPADAMRRGMALLTEDRKATGCFLPLSILENMQIAALQNGHAAMGYVDERGLTVLCNDMKKALRIKTPDLDERIENLSGGNQQKVLIARWLLTKPAILILDEPTRGIDVGAKAEIHRLISSLAKEGVAVIMISSELPEVLGMSDRIVVMHEGHMTGILDRAEADQVKIMELAAR comes from the coding sequence ATGATTTCCACAACCACCTTAGAGGCGATCGAACGCTTCAAGCAGGCCGCCGGCCCATACCTTCTCGAAATCGAGGGGGTGCGCAAGGAATTCCCGGGTGTCGTCGCGCTGGATGATGTGCAGTTTCGGCTGCGCCCCGGTTCCGTGCACGCGCTGATGGGCGAAAATGGCGCTGGCAAGTCGACGCTCATGAAGATCATCGCCGGTATTTACAGCCCGGATGCCGGCACCGTCAGGCTGCGGGGAGAAGACGTCCGCCTCAAAAGTCCGCGGGATGCGCTGGAGCGCGGCATCGCCATGATCCATCAGGAACTGGCGCTGATGGACTGGATGAGCGTGGCGGAGAACATCTGGATCCGCCGCGAACCGAAAAACCGTCTCGGCCTCATAGACCATGCGAAAATGCTGGCGGAGACGCAGGCGCTGTTTAACCAGCTGAAGATCAATATCGATCCGGCGGCGGAGGTCAGCACACTGACGGTGGCGCAGCGGCAGATGGTCGAAATCGCCAAGGCCGTCAGTTACCAGTCCAGCGTGCTCATCATGGATGAGCCGACATCGGCCCTCACGGAGTCCGAGGTCGCGCATCTTTTCGATATCATCCGCGATCTGCGGTCACGCAATATCGGCATCGTCTACATCACCCACAAGATGAACGAACTGTTCGAGATCGCCGACGAGTTTTCGGTGTTCCGCGACGGGCGATATGTCGGAACCCATGCGAGCACCGATGTCACGCGCGACGACATCATAAAAATGATGGTCGGCCGCGAGATCACCAACATGTTTCCCAAGCAGGAGGCATCGATCGGCGACGTGGTTCTCGAGGTCCGCGATCTCGGCTTGTCCGGTGTTTTCCGCGGTATTTCCTTCGATCTGCATCGTGGTGAAATCCTCGGCGTGGCGGGACTGGTGGGATCCGGCCGTTCCAACGTCGCCGAGGCGATTTTCGGGGTGGTGCCGGCGAGCGAAGGGACCATCCGCATCAACGGCGCTCCGGTCACGATCCACTCGCCGGCGGATGCGATGCGCAGGGGCATGGCGCTGCTGACGGAGGACCGCAAGGCAACCGGCTGTTTTTTGCCGCTTTCGATCCTTGAAAACATGCAGATCGCAGCCCTCCAGAATGGTCATGCGGCGATGGGTTATGTCGATGAGCGCGGTTTGACGGTGCTGTGCAACGACATGAAGAAGGCGCTGCGCATCAAGACGCCCGATCTCGACGAGCGGATCGAAAACCTGTCCGGCGGCAACCAGCAGAAGGTGCTGATCGCCCGCTGGCTTCTGACGAAACCGGCAATCCTCATTCTCGACGAACCGACGCGCGGCATCGATGTCGGCGCCAAGGCGGAAATCCATCGCCTGATTTCCAGTCTGGCGAAGGAAGGTGTCGCCGTCATCATGATCTCGTCGGAACTGCCGGAGGTTCTCGGCATGTCCGACCGGATTGTCGTGATGCATGAGGGGCATATGACCGGGATTCTCGATCGCGCCGAAGCGGACCAAGTCAAAATCATGGAACTGGCGGCCCGCTGA